Genomic segment of Candidatus Polarisedimenticolia bacterium:
TACGCCGAGCTGAATGAGAGAGCCAGTCGTCTCGCGCTGCGGCTGCGCAAGCTCGGGATCGGCCCGGAGCGCCGCGTGGCGATCCTTCTCGACCGTTCGATCGAATCCGTCGTCGCGCTGCTGGCGGTGCTCAAGGCGGGAGGCGCCTACGTTCCGCTCGAGACCGGCCAGCCGGAGGCGCGCCTGCGCTGGGTCATCGAGGATTGCGGCGCCGCGCTCGTCCTGACCAATAGCCGGTTGGCGGAGCGGCTCGCCGGGATCGGTGCGCCGCTTGTCTCGATCGACGGGGACCAGCTCGGCGCCTCCCGTGAGCCGGCATCCCGCCCCGCCCTCGATGCGACCTCCGCCAATCTTGCCTACGTCATCTATACCTCCGGATCGACGGGACGGCCGAAAGGGGTCGGGATCGAGCATCGCCAGATCGCCGGCTACGTCACGGCAGCCATCGAGCGCCTCGAGATCGGCTCCGGATGGCGCTTCGGCCTGGTCTCCACGCTGGCCGCCGATCTCGGCAACACGGCGCTGTTCCCCTGCCTCGCCACCGGCGGCTGCCTGCATCTCCTGCCGGCGGATCTCTCCTTCGACGCCGAGGGGGCCGCCGATTATTTCGAGAGATTTCCGGTCGATTGCCTCAAGATCGTCCCTTCCCACCTGCAGGCGCTGCTGGGAGCGTCGCGCCCCGCGCGCATCATGCCGCGCCGCCTGCTCGTGCTGGGCGGCGAAGCCACCCCCGGCCCGCTCCTGACGAAGCTGCGCGAGCTGGCGCCCGAGTGCCGCGTCGCGAATCACTATGGGCCAACCGAGGCGACGGTCGGCGCCGTGGCGGGATTCCCGGAGCCTGCGGATGTGGCCCGGCCGGGCGCTCCGTTGGGCCGCGCCCTGTCCAACGCCGGGGTCTACCTGCTGGACGAGCGGCTGGAGCCGGTCCCCGTCGGGATGCCGGGCGAGCTGTTCGTTGGCGGCGACGGCGTGGCGCGCGGCTACCTGGGCGCTGCCGCGCTCACTGCGGACCGCTTTGTCCCCGATCCCTTTGCCGCGCGCCCCGGAGAGAGGATGTACCGGACCGGAGATCGCGCCCGCCGCCTGCGCGACGGCCGGCTGGAATTCCTCGGCCGGGCCGACGGACAGCTGAAGATCCGCGGCCACCGCGTGGAGCCGCGGGAAGCCGAAGCCGTGCTGCGAAGCCATCCCGACGTGCGCGATGCGGCGGTGATCGCCCGCCCCGATCCTCTCGGAGGCGCGCGTCTGGTCGCTTATGTCGTCCCCGATCCCCGCGTCTCCCCCACCGTGCAGGGGCACAAGCGCCGGCGGCTCCCCAACGGCATGGCGGTGGCCGAGCTGAACCGCAACGAGACCGATTACATCTACCGGGAGATCTTCGAGCTGCGCGCCTACACGCGCCACGGGATCACCCTGCGCGCCGGCGACACGGTCTTCGACGTCGGGGCCAACATCGGATTGTTCAGCCTCTTCGCGGGCCTGGCGCGCCCGCAGACCAGAATCCTGGCCTTCGAGCCGAATCCGCATCTGCAGGCGATCCTGCGCGCCAACCTGTCGCTGTTCGCGCCCACGGCGTCGGCTTTCGAGATCGGGCTGGCGGAGCGCGAGCGCCGCGCCGCTTTCACCTTTTTCCCCGGCTTTTCCCTCTTCTCGGGACTGTATGCGGACCCCGAGGTGGAAAAGCAGGTGGTGAAGTCGTTCCTGGAGAACCAGGGGCGCTCCGGAGCCGGGGAGGCGGCACGGCTGGCGCAGGAAGCCGACGCTCTTCTGGAGGAGCGCTTCGCCGGGGTGAAGCTCGAAGTGCCGCTGCGGACGCTGTCCGATCTGCTGGCCGAGCAGCGGATCGAGCGCATCCATCTCCTCAAGATCAACGCCGAGAAGGCGGAGCTCGATGTGCTGCACGGGATTCGGGAGGAGGACTGGGCCCGGATCGATCAGGCGGTCCTCGAGCTGGACCTTGGAGAACACCTGGCGCCGATCGTTTCTCTCCTGGAAGATCATGGCTTCCAGGTCCACGTCGATCAGGATCCATTGTTAGAGCGCACTTCCCTGCGTTACGTCTATGCGGCACGTGAGGGATCGGGCCGGGCGCTGGTCCCCGGCGCACCCTGCTCTCTCGATCTGCCCCTCGTCCAGGAGCCGCTCCTGAGCGCGGAAGCGCTGCGCGCCCACATGGGGCGGTGGCTTCCCGACCCGCTGCTGCCTTCAGCCTGGGCCTTCCTGGAGAGCCTGCCGCTCACCGCGAACGGCAAGCTCGATCGAAGCCGGCTCCCCGAGCCCTCCTCGCAGGAGAGGCCTTATCAGGCGCCGCGCGGCGAGATCGAGCGGGCCATCGCCGAGATCTGGGCGGAAGCGCTGCGACGGGAGCGCGTCGGGGCGCACGACAACTTCTTCGACCTGGGGGGACACTCGCTCCTGCTGGCCCGCGTGCATGCCAGGCTGCGCGAAAATCTGCACACCGATATTTCCATCGTCGAGCTGTTCCGCTTCCCGACCGTCGCGTCCCTGGCGGCCCGCCTCGCCGACGGCGTGCAAGAAAGCGACGCGGCCGCGCCGGACCGGCTGCGGGGTGCGCGGCGGCGCGCCGCCGCCCGCGCCCGGACGAAGAGCCGGGCCACTCCGGCGGAAGCGAAGCCATGAAGCGAATCTTCTTGACGGCGAGGCGTGGGGTCCGTGAAAATGCCCGCTTTCCAGCCATTTCCCGTATCTCCCACAGGCGCCTGGCGCCCAGGGTCGAGAACCGGCATGCATAAAGAAGGTCAGATCCCCCTGGAAATCGCCGTGGTCGGCATGGCGGGACGCTTCCCCGGCGCCGACTCGGTGGAAGCCTTCTGGCGTAATCTGCGCGCCGGCATCGAATCGATCCGCGATCTCACCGACGACGAGCTGCGCGCGGCGGGCGTGGACAGCGGCGATCTTGCGGACCCCCGCTTCGTACGCCGCGCCGCCGACCTGAAGCAGGTCGACCTCTTCGACGCCGGGTTGTTCGGCTTCACGCCGCGTGAGGCGGAGCTGATGGATCCGCAGTTCCGCGCCTTCCTGGAAGACGCCTGGTCGGCCCTGGAAGATGCCGGATACCTGTCGGATCGCCACGACCTGCGAGTCGGCGTCTTCGCCGGCTCCGGGCCCAACAG
This window contains:
- a CDS encoding polyketide synthase, translated to MHKEGQIPLEIAVVGMAGRFPGADSVEAFWRNLRAGIESIRDLTDDELRAAGVDSGDLADPRFVRRAADLKQVDLFDAGLFGFTPREAELMDPQFRAFLEDAWSALEDAGYLSDRHDLRVGVFAGSGPNSYLLSNILSNPQAALSVGGFQTSLGNQHDYLATHLSYRLDLRGPSLVIQTACSTSLVA